Below is a genomic region from Acidobacteriota bacterium.
CGCCCGCCGCGGCCGGACCCGGCTGCGCGGCCGGGCCGGCCGGGGCACCGCCGGCGAAAGCCCGCGCACCGTTTTCGCTGTCGGAACGGCGGGCGAGGCTCCCATCGGGCGAGCCGCGCCTGGCACCCCGACCGCTGGCCGACCCGCACGGCACCGGCCACCGGCCGGGTCCCGGAGACCCGCGCGCGGCGCCGCGCCCCAGCGGCGGTCCGCCCCGGCCGGGAGGTTCGCCCTCGGCGGCGCGATACCGCGCCCGACTCTCTGGCGCATCGGCCCTTCGCTCCGGCGCGGCGCGCCGCGTGCCGGTCGGGCCCGCAACCCGCGGCCGCTCCGCCGGGTTCTCTCGGAAACCGCGCCCTCGGAAACGCATCTCAATCGCCCGCCCGACCGACCGATACGGCAGTCGTGACCACCTCCTCCCGTGTCGGTCACGGCGGCGTCGCGGTCCAGGCCCCGATCGAGACGCTCGCCGTGCCACGTCCAGGCGGCCCGCGCCGGGTCCTCGCCGCCGGCGCCGGGCCGCCCCTGCTTTTCCTCCACCAGGCCTTCGGCCGCCCCGAGGACTACGCGGCCCCCGGCGCCGGGAGGCTGCTCCTCTGGCTGGCGGGGCACGGCATGAGGGTCCTCGCGCCCGACCTGCCGGGACACGGTCTGGCCGCCGCCTCGCGCAGGTTCCCCGCCGATCTGATCGAGCGCGCGGCCGAGGACGCGCTCGCGGTGCTCGAGACCCACGGGCCCGGCCCTGCGGCGCTGCTCGGGATCGGAGTCGGGGCCCACGTCGCGGCGGCGATCGCCCGCCGCGCCCCCGAGGCGGTGACGGCCCTCGCCCTCGACACGCCCTCGCGGCTGTGGCCGGGCGCGCCGGCCGAGCCTTGGCCCGGATTCACGGGAAGCCGGCCCCGGCGGCGGGACCGCGCGCGCTGGGAGCGGATCGCGGCCACGCTGCCCGACACGGTCGAGGCCTTCCTCGCCTCGTGCGAGCCCTGCCGCGTCCCCACGCTCTTCCTCGGAACGGGCGCGGAGGGCGGAGGACCGGACGTGCCGGAGCGCACGCCGGTTCCGGTCCGCGTGTGGGCCTGCCGCGGCGAGGGCGCCCCCGCGCTCGTCCAGGCGGAAACGGTCGCCCGCCGCACCCTCGAGCGCTTCCTCGCCGCGCACGCCGCGCCCTAGCGCCGCACGGGTCCCGCACGAACCGGGCGGGAGCGAAAACGCCGCCGGGGTGGACGGAACACCGATCGCGCGCCCGCAGGCGCGATCCCATGGAAAGAGCATCCCCGGTGGTGCGTTGTTCCGTCGACCTCGCTGCCCGTCCAGCGGTCGAGACGTGCATCCCCAAAGGTGCGCTCGCCCGCCGAACCCCGTCGGTCGCGAGGCGCGCCCCCGGCGGTGCGATGGACACGTCTCCTCCTCGCCGGAGGGGTTCTCCGGACCGGCCCGATTGCGGCACGCGGGCGAGAGGACGAGCAGCCCCGCGGCCATCGTCTTCGGTGGCGGCGCGCACCGGCGCGGAAGCGCCTGCCGCCGGGAGCGCACGAGCGGCGTTCTCGCCCCACCCCGCCGGCCGTCGGGTCTTGCCTGGCCGCCGGACGCGGCGGCCGGCGCGGTCCCCGCGGGAGGCGCCGGCGCGCCCGCCCCGGAACGGTCGTACAATCGCTCGACGCCGGACGAAGGGAGGAGCGCCGAGCATGCAGCTCAACGAGTTCACCAAGATCGCCGAGGAGCACACGTTCCTGGTCAAGCGTTTCCTCGAGCGGCAGGGAGACCTGCTCGTGGAGGTCGCGCACAAGCTGGTCCGCACGCTGCAAGGGGGCGGCAAGCTCCTCCTGTTCGGCAACGGCGGATCGGCGGCGGAGGCGCAGCATTTCGCCTCCG
It encodes:
- a CDS encoding alpha/beta fold hydrolase, whose amino-acid sequence is MEDRVRPPFGPEAPAEFEHPPDPGGGAHLPGDGATDRHGPIIPRPPRPDPAARPGRPGHRRRKPAHRFRCRNGGRGSHRASRAWHPDRWPTRTAPATGRVPETRARRRAPAAVRPGREVRPRRRDTAPDSLAHRPFAPARRAACRSGPQPAAAPPGSLGNRALGNASQSPARPTDTAVVTTSSRVGHGGVAVQAPIETLAVPRPGGPRRVLAAGAGPPLLFLHQAFGRPEDYAAPGAGRLLLWLAGHGMRVLAPDLPGHGLAAASRRFPADLIERAAEDALAVLETHGPGPAALLGIGVGAHVAAAIARRAPEAVTALALDTPSRLWPGAPAEPWPGFTGSRPRRRDRARWERIAATLPDTVEAFLASCEPCRVPTLFLGTGAEGGGPDVPERTPVPVRVWACRGEGAPALVQAETVARRTLERFLAAHAAP